CTGGGTCTTTACCCGGAATGCGTGTATAAAGATGATGCCACTTGTGAAAGTAACGAAAATAAGTACTGTTGTAATATGAGAGCAGCCCTGCAAACCAACCGACAATATCATTCAAGCGATTGTTGGCAAAAGCTGTTCTGTGAACGGCTTCATGCATTGGTGCAAACATTGCAGCAATACTAAATCCATAAATCACCAGTGCTGGTATCGCTACCAACCAATTGCCCCAGTTCGTTCCCCAGATGTAGCCACTGCATCCGATGATAGCAAGATGTATAGTAAGATAAACCAGCCCAGTAGTGTTAGAGCGAGCGTTCAAAATACTTAATTCTTTTACACTCAGAATCTGACGGGCGTTTTGCTGTTTTTGGGCTTGACTATCCAATAATTCAGGTTGAATAATTGCATCACCAAACATAATTAAAGCGTAATTAAACGTAAAATACACAAATATAGTATAGTGCAGCACTTGCAGTTGAGTTGTTTGGCACTGCGAACAGGACTTCTCTAGTATTAATTTATTTTCCAACCAATGCATCCAGCAACAACCCCTTGGACACTTTTTTCAATCAAATACTCTGGCATATAGGGGCAGTCACTACCAAAGAAAATTTAAGTGACCAAAGCAGCGATCGCAACTACAGCCAACAAAAAAAGTGCTTGATAAAAACAAAAGTGACTGAGACATTTATTCCCAGTCACCGAACAAGGCACTCATTAATTAGAATATATGAATCTAAACGGTGTGGGAATTCTGCTTACTCAACCATTCGCGATAGTTCTTCAGGGTACTTTCAGCATCACTATCATCATTGCCATAAATGCTGTAAGTCTCCTGGTAGTCGCTGACAAATTCTGACCAGAGAGATGAAGAAACAAATGTATGGTTGCTGTTAGTTATTGGGCTGGTATGATTAAAGCTGATAATGTTAGGGATTATGTCAGTTATAGAATCGGTACTCAAGCTAGAATAGGCAGTGCTTGCAGGACTAGCGCTAAAGCTTGCCGTGGCAGTCATGCTTTCGGTATTATCAAAGCTGGTGTTTGAGGCTTGAGTTGCATTTCCCGAAGTGTCTTCGAGAATTTGACGCACTTGGGCATCTGTTAAATTAGGGTTAGCACTTAACATCAAGGCTACTACACCAGCAACGTGAGGAGTTGCCATCGATGTGCCACTCCACGAAGCATACTTATTACCCGGAAGTGTCGAGTAGACATCGACTCCTGGAGCTGTGACGTATGTAAGTGGGTTAAATCCGGCTAGATTAGAGAAGTTAGCCAAATTGTTTTTCTTATCGACAGCACCAACAGCAATACCGGTTTCGTCTGCGTAATGGGCAGGGTATCCTGGTTGTAAGCCACTGTCATTACCTGCTGCCATGACAACGATCGCTCCTTTGCTGCTAGCATATTTCAAAGCTGATTCTAAAGCGTTGCTAGGATAATCGCCACCTAAACTTAAGTTGATGACATTGGCTCCATTGTCCGCAGCATAACGAATACCCTGTGCGATCGCATCATAAGAACCACTACCAGAGTCATCTAGAACCTTGACTGGCATAATCTTCGCATCATAGGCAATGCCAGTCACACCAAAGTCGTTTTTCTCTCCAGCAATAGTACCAGAAACATGAGTGCCATGACCGGCTACATCTAAAGTATTGTTATTGTTGCCGTCAAAATTCCAACCGTAGACATCATCAACATAGCCGTTGCCGTCATCATCTTTGCCGTTGTTAGCAATTTCTTTACTATTAGTCCAGATATTATCCTTTAAGTCGTCATGGTTGCGATCAACCCCAGTATCCACCACTGCAACCACAACACCCTTACCAGTGTATCCCTTCGCCCACGCTGACGGGGCTTTTACAAGGTCGGCACCCCAATTATTGCCACCAAGGTTAGGAACATCAGCAAAAGTCTTCTTACCAGCAGCTTTACTCACTGCATCTGCGGCATTAATTAAACCATAGCCATCGGTATAGTTATAGTTTTCACTCTTAGCAGTAGTAGAGGAATCGAGCATCTGCACGTCATTTGTCGCTGTCTTGAAGCTGCTGTGACTGCCAAAACGAAAGTTGTAATCATCCTTTTGATTAAAGGAATCTACTGAGGATGTAGGAGTGAAATTGAGCTTTTTATCATAATAATTAGAATCAATTTTCATAAGTATTCTTTCCTGATATGTATCAAATTTTTTTGACAGCACAAGCTGTTAAAACCTTTTTTCCAAGGTTTAAAAAAAGAAATTACTTCCCTTTGCCAATAATTACTATGAATTTAAATTTGAAAATGCCAAGTTGCTTACAAACAAGAGTATGCAAGTAACAATTGTCATTGAATAAATATTTTAATAAACTCTTTATTTGTATATTTAATAACTAATAAATTAGATAGATACAAAACTCATTACCCGACGACTAAAGTCGCGGAGTTTACGGGCACAAAAACAAAGTCCGCCTACGCGGACTTAATATCTAAAAGCCTACGTACCGCAAGGCAAAACCCGCAGGGTAGGTAGGCTTTGTTTGTGTAGTCCCAGGCTAAAAGTAGGTAGGCGCAAATAATTAGAAAATGGTGTAGGGTGTGTTACGGCTTTTGTAACGCACCGAAAATCTAGGATGGTGCCGTACTTTCGGCGGTAACTACAGCACTTCTTTAATTATTAATTATGAATTAATAATTATTAATTAGGTTGATATAGTTTTGGTAGAATCCCAATAACTAAAGTTGCTTGCAATTTCGTTCCAAGCCAATTCTAAAATGCCCGGTTTTGAGGAGCCGTTATCGATTCCCCAAGGGTTGAAAAGAGTAAACTTTTGGGTAGAGGAATTGTAACCTACCAATGCATAACCATGATCGGCGGGGATATTTGATGCAACTCCAGTTGATTTCGTAGCTAACCCAATCCATTGACCGGAATCAAACGCATTGACTATTGAGTTAAAGTCAAGAGCGTTAAAACTAGAAATGTTACGTCCGGTGATTTGGGCAAAAGCATCACTCATATATCCACCTTGACCAATACCCTTGTAAGAATTGGTATTATCTTGATAAACCCATCCAGATTCATTGAGTTGGGCATAAGCTTTTTCGGCAAGAGTTACCCATAATTCATTTGTAGAATTATTATAGTAATTCCCCTTATTTGCATAAGCTAAATACCCCGTATCAGTGGTTGGTAAATATCTGTCTACCGTTACATAGTCAGCTACCCCATTTTTCCAGAAACGCACGGAGAAAGTATTATCACCGTTATCAATAAACATATTTTCAATTGTGCTGGGTGAACGGAAAGCTGTTTCCCCTAAACCTGCCAAAAAGAAGCAGTCATTAATCACACCTTGTTTTATGTCTTGATAACTAATGCCATTTTGGAATAGAGAACCACTAGCATATTGATAAGTATAGGGAGTTGTTGGGCGATCGCCACCATAAAACCACTTACTAATTAAGTTCTCCAACTGCACGTCACTACTACCAGCATCCAAGTT
Above is a genomic segment from Tolypothrix sp. NIES-4075 containing:
- a CDS encoding S8 family peptidase; translated protein: MKIDSNYYDKKLNFTPTSSVDSFNQKDDYNFRFGSHSSFKTATNDVQMLDSSTTAKSENYNYTDGYGLINAADAVSKAAGKKTFADVPNLGGNNWGADLVKAPSAWAKGYTGKGVVVAVVDTGVDRNHDDLKDNIWTNSKEIANNGKDDDGNGYVDDVYGWNFDGNNNNTLDVAGHGTHVSGTIAGEKNDFGVTGIAYDAKIMPVKVLDDSGSGSYDAIAQGIRYAADNGANVINLSLGGDYPSNALESALKYASSKGAIVVMAAGNDSGLQPGYPAHYADETGIAVGAVDKKNNLANFSNLAGFNPLTYVTAPGVDVYSTLPGNKYASWSGTSMATPHVAGVVALMLSANPNLTDAQVRQILEDTSGNATQASNTSFDNTESMTATASFSASPASTAYSSLSTDSITDIIPNIISFNHTSPITNSNHTFVSSSLWSEFVSDYQETYSIYGNDDSDAESTLKNYREWLSKQNSHTV